A portion of the Paenibacillus sp. PvR098 genome contains these proteins:
- a CDS encoding efflux RND transporter permease subunit, whose product MIDKILKYRKVTLLFFVMAVLLGIFNIVTMKQRENPEIDLTVAVIKTIYPGASPEKVEQFVTRPLEDKIKEMSDISVISSTSSANVSVIQVEVKADTDIQRAWDTLRQKVQSAVSELPQDAHQPEVNDDLGKIAEQILHFVVETPEELEPLRLTMETWKEQLGTIQGVSNVEIVGLQEQEVAVTLDTDKLDTFRLPWGIVAQALQNKQNRVPLGMVDKGTKQYFVNMSGEWTSAEDIANTEIFGLPGGRTLRIGDVADVKLQPKKREVSILHNGKPTLDLVINAEKGADIPDLQERIDHKVAELKPKLPENVELQSLFTQKESLDHLFKELSKELMFGILAVIVVCSLGLTFGTSLIVALAIPISITVGFIPVEFMGIDLNQITIVAIVIVLGILVDDAIVVNDNIQRRLQLGDDPRTASLEGSRDVAISILTATVATAAAFLPLFFLQGNIGSFIRPLPVVITFTLAASMAMSLTIIPIFRTWVAERKLKRRSSPGTLAVHTSQRAHSEMKEQPAPGLLGKPIQQLSEMYGKQIHRFLRRPLLTGMAALLVGTSAFGLLPLLGVQYFPPAEKEEMLIDFKLPKGRLFSETEYTVFKAAAWVEQQPGVRFVSSYAGRSTPKFYYSEADLSGTHVGQLFVKIDPKVIQTKEVVSKWREELKALFPPDVEITPRELEQGPPVGAPIALRISGTELPQLRQISTDIQELLKEIPGTVSVSDDVGSDMNTFEVEPDPAKLSLYGVNEKDLSMTLRIATEGLEIAEMQKGKNIIDVTLYADKKSHDPVGTIKDMYVPALQGGTAAIRELGEIKESRMIQSIHHRNLTRTMTVRSYTQDRLSEEIVKELQVKLQQYPLPAGYSVEFGGENEERNDAFASIGKLSIIVLLLIYMIMVMQFYSLSIPLLILSTVYLAAGGAVIGLFLTGSPIGFMALMGLVSLAGIVVRNGIILIEFIEQARERGLPLYDAVAEAGKARLRPILLTTATAIGGLLPMTIMGGNLWRPMGITIISGLIYSTLLTLIVVPSLFVTLAKWRDQRAAKAGKSEHL is encoded by the coding sequence ATGATCGATAAAATACTGAAGTATCGTAAAGTGACGCTGCTTTTCTTTGTCATGGCTGTGCTGCTTGGTATATTTAATATAGTTACGATGAAACAAAGGGAAAATCCGGAGATTGATCTGACGGTGGCCGTCATCAAAACGATATATCCTGGAGCCTCCCCGGAAAAAGTAGAGCAGTTCGTTACACGGCCGTTAGAGGATAAAATTAAAGAGATGAGCGATATCTCCGTCATCAGCTCCACTTCATCGGCGAATGTATCCGTTATTCAGGTGGAGGTCAAAGCGGATACCGATATCCAGAGGGCATGGGACACGCTGCGCCAGAAGGTGCAATCTGCGGTCAGCGAGCTGCCACAGGACGCGCATCAGCCGGAAGTGAATGACGATTTGGGTAAGATTGCGGAGCAAATACTGCATTTTGTAGTTGAGACACCGGAGGAGCTGGAGCCGCTCAGACTGACCATGGAAACGTGGAAAGAACAGCTCGGTACGATCCAAGGCGTCAGCAATGTAGAGATCGTCGGCTTACAGGAGCAGGAAGTGGCCGTTACGCTGGATACGGATAAGCTGGATACCTTCCGTTTGCCATGGGGAATCGTCGCGCAGGCGCTCCAGAATAAACAGAATCGTGTGCCCCTTGGGATGGTCGATAAAGGCACAAAGCAATATTTTGTAAACATGAGCGGGGAATGGACATCGGCAGAAGATATCGCAAATACGGAAATTTTCGGATTGCCCGGAGGAAGAACGCTTAGAATCGGGGATGTCGCTGATGTTAAGCTTCAGCCGAAGAAAAGGGAAGTCAGCATCTTACATAACGGAAAACCGACGCTGGATTTGGTTATTAATGCGGAGAAGGGTGCGGATATACCCGATTTGCAAGAGCGGATCGATCACAAGGTGGCGGAGCTAAAGCCGAAGCTTCCGGAGAATGTCGAACTTCAGTCACTATTTACACAAAAGGAAAGCCTTGATCACTTGTTTAAAGAGCTTTCGAAAGAACTCATGTTTGGGATCTTGGCGGTCATCGTAGTTTGTTCGCTTGGTCTTACGTTCGGGACATCACTGATCGTTGCGCTTGCCATTCCAATTTCCATTACGGTGGGCTTTATCCCCGTCGAATTCATGGGGATCGACTTAAATCAGATCACCATTGTGGCGATTGTCATCGTTCTGGGGATTTTGGTAGATGACGCCATCGTTGTCAACGATAACATTCAGCGTCGGCTTCAGCTGGGAGACGACCCGCGGACTGCATCGCTTGAAGGAAGCCGTGATGTCGCCATCTCCATCTTGACAGCGACGGTTGCTACCGCCGCGGCTTTTCTGCCGCTGTTCTTTCTTCAGGGCAACATCGGCAGTTTCATTCGTCCGCTGCCGGTTGTGATCACGTTTACGCTGGCCGCGTCGATGGCCATGTCTTTAACGATCATCCCGATATTCCGTACATGGGTGGCGGAGCGTAAGCTTAAGCGTCGAAGCTCGCCGGGGACGCTTGCAGTGCACACTTCCCAGAGGGCACATTCTGAGATGAAGGAGCAGCCAGCCCCCGGTCTCCTAGGTAAGCCAATCCAGCAGTTGAGCGAGATGTACGGTAAACAGATTCACCGATTTTTGAGGAGACCGCTGCTGACAGGAATGGCTGCGCTTCTTGTGGGAACAAGCGCCTTCGGTTTGCTGCCGCTGCTTGGCGTACAGTATTTCCCTCCGGCAGAGAAGGAGGAAATGCTAATCGATTTTAAGCTGCCGAAGGGCAGATTGTTTTCGGAAACGGAATATACAGTGTTTAAAGCGGCGGCTTGGGTGGAGCAGCAGCCAGGCGTGCGTTTCGTGTCTTCTTATGCTGGGCGCTCCACTCCAAAGTTCTATTATTCCGAAGCTGATTTGTCGGGGACACATGTGGGTCAATTGTTCGTAAAGATTGATCCGAAGGTCATCCAAACGAAAGAAGTCGTATCCAAGTGGAGGGAAGAGCTCAAGGCGTTGTTCCCGCCAGACGTGGAAATTACACCGCGAGAGCTGGAGCAAGGCCCGCCTGTTGGAGCCCCGATCGCTTTGCGTATCAGCGGGACCGAGCTGCCGCAACTTCGGCAAATCTCCACGGATATACAGGAACTGCTCAAGGAAATCCCTGGTACGGTGAGCGTATCGGATGACGTTGGCTCCGATATGAACACATTCGAGGTGGAACCGGATCCGGCGAAGCTGAGTCTGTACGGGGTGAACGAGAAGGATCTCTCCATGACTCTCCGTATCGCTACTGAAGGACTGGAAATTGCGGAGATGCAGAAGGGAAAGAATATCATCGATGTGACGCTGTATGCGGATAAGAAATCACATGATCCTGTAGGGACAATCAAGGACATGTACGTGCCTGCGCTGCAGGGCGGAACCGCCGCCATACGAGAGCTGGGAGAGATCAAGGAAAGCCGAATGATTCAATCCATACACCACCGGAACTTGACCCGAACGATGACGGTTCGAAGCTATACGCAGGATCGGCTCTCGGAGGAGATTGTCAAGGAGCTTCAGGTCAAGCTTCAACAGTACCCTCTTCCTGCTGGCTACTCCGTTGAATTCGGCGGAGAGAACGAGGAACGTAATGATGCGTTTGCTTCGATTGGAAAGCTGTCGATCATTGTTCTTCTTTTGATTTACATGATTATGGTGATGCAATTTTATTCTCTTTCCATTCCGTTGTTGATTCTATCGACCGTTTACTTGGCTGCCGGAGGAGCAGTTATTGGGTTGTTCCTGACAGGGTCGCCTATAGGCTTCATGGCATTGATGGGACTTGTCAGCTTGGCGGGGATTGTAGTGCGGAACGGGATTATTCTGATTGAATTCATCGAGCAGGCTAGGGAGCGTGGACTTCCGCTGTATGATGCGGTGGCGGAGGCGGGGAAGGCCCGACTGAGGCCCATATTGCTGACGACGGCAACGGCTATCGGCGGACTGCTTCCGATGACTATCATGGGCGGGAACCTTTGGCGGCCAATGGGCATCACCATTATCTCTGGCTTGATCTACTCCACCCTACTGACGTTGATCGTGGTTCCTTCTTTGTTTGTGACACTGGCTAAATGGCGGGATCAAAGGGCTGCCAAAGCGGGAAAAAGCGAGCATTTGTAG
- a CDS encoding ATP-binding protein: MNKFRARLTLIFIALIGSSVLIAGIFMAKMLERSHIDSLTANMERELHIMLVTMNWNRQGTESQQSRYFTDMAKMLKQSADARVTFIRADGKVMGDSDSNPDQMENHLDREEIVEAASSKVGYATRHSSTVDRNLLYVAVPVIEEGQTIGFLRLAMSLEDVEASVRNLWFALILGLLTVFLVAGLISYRVAYGITRPIELMTSVAQQITDMNYKYRVRLKKKDEIGKLGDAINHMADSLQLQMNRILEDENRLKSVLENLISGVVMIDGEGEIVLLNRSAEEFLGFSSKELLGKKFDQAKQQFEFTQLIQECIDTRENIRDEMIFYYPEERILEINLNPIFQSDKQWAGLLIVLHDITSVRRLERMRSEFVANVSHELKTPIAAVKGFTETLLAGALDDKETARSFLKIIFDESERLNRLIGDILELSKIESKRIPLQYSPIHLESFIGNCLHLMKTEAKKKSIELEVEVPQNSYMEADEDRLRQILMNLLSNGINYTPEGGKVKVKVEQLTSGPESMEVDTIRFTIMDTGIGIPRKDLPRIFERFYRVDKGRSRISGGTGLGLSIVKHLVELHKGTIRVESEVLVGTKFIIDMPLIQ, encoded by the coding sequence ATGAATAAGTTCCGTGCACGATTAACTTTGATTTTTATTGCCTTGATCGGTTCTTCGGTTCTGATCGCGGGTATTTTTATGGCCAAAATGCTGGAGCGCTCGCATATTGACTCTTTGACTGCCAATATGGAGAGAGAACTGCACATCATGCTGGTAACGATGAACTGGAACAGGCAGGGGACAGAATCCCAACAATCGCGTTATTTTACGGACATGGCCAAGATGCTCAAGCAATCGGCGGATGCGCGGGTCACTTTTATTCGCGCGGATGGCAAAGTCATGGGAGACTCTGACAGCAATCCTGATCAGATGGAGAACCACTTGGACAGGGAGGAAATAGTCGAAGCGGCTTCTTCGAAGGTAGGCTATGCAACACGTCACAGCAGTACAGTGGATCGTAACTTGCTTTATGTCGCCGTTCCGGTGATAGAGGAAGGACAAACAATTGGCTTTTTACGGTTAGCCATGAGTCTAGAGGACGTAGAGGCTTCGGTTCGCAACCTGTGGTTTGCACTGATACTCGGGCTCTTGACGGTGTTTCTTGTTGCGGGTTTAATCAGTTACCGTGTGGCTTATGGCATTACCCGGCCGATTGAACTCATGACCAGTGTGGCCCAGCAAATTACGGACATGAATTACAAGTATCGCGTGCGGCTGAAGAAGAAAGACGAGATCGGAAAGCTTGGCGATGCTATTAACCATATGGCGGATAGCCTGCAGCTGCAGATGAACCGCATTCTTGAAGACGAGAATCGACTCAAAAGCGTTCTTGAGAATCTGATTAGCGGCGTTGTCATGATTGATGGGGAAGGTGAGATCGTGCTGCTGAACCGGTCGGCTGAAGAATTTCTAGGGTTTTCCTCTAAAGAGCTGTTGGGTAAAAAGTTTGATCAAGCGAAGCAGCAGTTCGAATTTACGCAGCTCATTCAGGAATGTATTGATACTCGAGAGAATATTCGTGATGAAATGATTTTTTATTATCCTGAAGAACGTATATTAGAGATCAATTTGAACCCGATCTTTCAGTCGGATAAGCAATGGGCAGGTCTGCTCATCGTCCTGCATGATATTACGTCCGTCCGGAGACTGGAAAGAATGCGCTCAGAGTTCGTAGCCAATGTATCACATGAACTGAAGACACCCATCGCCGCGGTCAAAGGCTTTACCGAGACGCTTCTTGCCGGTGCGCTCGACGATAAAGAGACAGCCAGGTCGTTTTTGAAAATCATTTTTGATGAAAGTGAACGGCTTAACCGGCTGATTGGCGACATCCTGGAGCTGTCCAAAATAGAATCGAAGCGGATACCGCTTCAATACTCTCCAATTCATCTGGAATCGTTCATCGGCAACTGCCTTCATTTGATGAAAACCGAAGCGAAGAAGAAGTCAATCGAGCTGGAGGTAGAGGTTCCGCAAAACAGCTATATGGAAGCGGATGAGGATCGGCTGAGGCAAATTTTGATGAACCTGCTTTCTAACGGCATCAATTACACGCCCGAAGGCGGTAAAGTGAAGGTGAAGGTGGAGCAATTGACTTCCGGACCGGAGTCCATGGAGGTCGATACAATTCGTTTTACGATTATGGATACGGGGATAGGCATCCCTAGGAAGGATCTTCCCCGGATTTTCGAGCGCTTTTACCGCGTGGATAAAGGAAGGTCACGAATCTCAGGCGGAACGGGGCTCGGGTTATCGATCGTCAAGCACTTGGTTGAGCTTCACAAGGGCACGATTCGGGTCGAGAGCGAGGTCTTGGTTGGTACGAAGTTTATTATCGACATGCCGTTAATCCAATGA
- a CDS encoding Gfo/Idh/MocA family oxidoreductase: MSKVYRIGIIGCGGIANGKHMPALKNQPNAEMVAFCDIVEERAHEAAKQFGAEGAKVYTDYRELLADASLDIVHVCTPNDSHADISIASLEAGKHVMCEKPMAKTAADARRMVEAAKRTSKKLTVGYQNRFRSDSQYLKQLCSDGELGDIYYAKAHAIRRRAVPTWGVFLDEEKQGGGPLIDIGTHALDLTLWMMDNYKPKAVLGTAFHKLSQKENAANAWGPWDPKQFTVEDSAFGMITMEDGATIVLESSWAINMLQTGEAKTTLCGTEGGADMHDGLRINGEKHSRLYMNEIQLDAKGVDFYDGQTESPADLEARLWLEAVEKDIDPVVTPEQACVVSEILEAIYESSKTGKAVYFN, encoded by the coding sequence ATGTCTAAAGTATATAGAATCGGAATCATTGGTTGCGGCGGGATTGCGAACGGTAAGCATATGCCGGCTTTGAAAAATCAGCCAAATGCGGAAATGGTGGCATTCTGCGATATTGTGGAAGAGAGAGCTCATGAGGCGGCAAAACAGTTCGGCGCTGAAGGCGCTAAAGTATATACGGACTATCGTGAGCTACTCGCGGACGCTTCGCTTGATATCGTTCATGTATGTACTCCAAACGATTCTCATGCGGATATTTCTATCGCGTCCTTGGAAGCCGGCAAGCATGTCATGTGTGAGAAGCCGATGGCCAAAACCGCTGCTGACGCTCGACGTATGGTCGAAGCGGCAAAGCGGACGAGTAAAAAGCTGACAGTCGGCTATCAAAACCGTTTTCGCTCAGACAGCCAATATCTGAAACAGCTTTGCTCTGACGGCGAGCTTGGCGATATTTATTACGCGAAGGCGCATGCGATTCGCCGCCGTGCCGTTCCGACTTGGGGCGTATTCCTGGATGAAGAGAAGCAAGGCGGGGGTCCGCTTATCGATATTGGAACACACGCGCTTGATCTGACGCTCTGGATGATGGATAATTACAAGCCTAAGGCCGTACTTGGGACGGCATTCCACAAGCTCTCCCAAAAAGAGAACGCAGCCAATGCTTGGGGGCCATGGGATCCCAAGCAATTTACAGTGGAGGATTCTGCCTTTGGTATGATTACCATGGAGGATGGAGCTACTATCGTGCTCGAATCGAGCTGGGCCATCAATATGCTGCAAACTGGCGAAGCCAAAACGACGCTTTGCGGTACAGAGGGCGGTGCCGATATGCACGACGGTCTGCGCATCAACGGCGAGAAACACAGTCGTCTCTATATGAACGAAATTCAGTTGGACGCCAAAGGCGTAGATTTCTACGACGGCCAGACGGAGAGTCCGGCCGATCTGGAAGCGCGGCTGTGGCTGGAGGCTGTTGAGAAGGACATTGATCCAGTTGTGACGCCTGAGCAGGCCTGCGTCGTATCGGAGATTCTCGAAGCCATTTACGAGTCCTCAAAGACCGGCAAAGCCGTATACTTCAACTAG
- a CDS encoding response regulator transcription factor gives MSHKILVIEDEPTLARLLSYNLTQEGYEIKVIDHGSDGLQAALHQPFDLIILDIMLPGMNGFEILSKLRQKGIKIPVIILTARNAEEEIVQGLKYGADDYITKPFGVAELLARVSAVLRRTTSEDAFLEKTGSGEKVITAGDLYIYPEKYEVILHGESIPLRPKEFEVLLHLVQRPGVVVTRDDLMNIVWGFDYIGGQRTVDVHVSSLRKKLEMNQQSVQIESIRGVGYKLVNAAGKKA, from the coding sequence ATGTCACATAAAATATTAGTCATAGAGGACGAGCCTACATTAGCGAGACTGCTTTCCTATAACTTAACGCAAGAAGGCTATGAGATTAAAGTGATCGACCACGGCAGCGACGGATTGCAGGCTGCGCTTCATCAGCCCTTCGATTTAATTATTCTGGACATCATGCTTCCAGGGATGAACGGTTTTGAAATTTTATCGAAGCTTCGTCAGAAGGGGATCAAGATACCAGTGATCATCCTGACTGCACGCAACGCAGAGGAAGAAATCGTGCAGGGGCTTAAATACGGCGCAGATGATTATATTACCAAACCATTTGGAGTAGCGGAGCTGCTTGCGCGTGTATCCGCAGTGCTTCGTCGTACAACGTCGGAGGATGCGTTTCTAGAAAAGACCGGCAGCGGAGAAAAAGTGATAACAGCTGGCGATCTGTATATATACCCGGAAAAATATGAGGTCATTCTGCATGGCGAGTCCATTCCGCTAAGGCCCAAAGAGTTTGAGGTGCTGCTGCATCTTGTGCAGCGTCCCGGTGTTGTTGTCACACGGGATGACCTGATGAATATTGTGTGGGGCTTCGATTATATTGGCGGCCAACGGACTGTAGATGTGCACGTCAGTTCATTGAGGAAGAAATTGGAAATGAATCAGCAATCCGTACAAATTGAATCGATCCGCGGAGTAGGCTATAAGCTGGTAAATGCGGCGGGAAAAAAAGCGTAG
- a CDS encoding methyl-accepting chemotaxis protein yields the protein MKRLRNVTYVRVTMRTKLIMAFSFITILFAGVSAFNLLQVDSIRQQFQYQNEQTDKQKLALQLKQQANSLASIYAAYVLTKQPELVDQYNSEREGFYRSVESLALTASNADERNWSAKLTNTSKEFTGTFDKAQQIVGNTLQPQVIDHQLKSTYKESELFKEYIFELVDHFNEAYNQYALMAVSSTDRQLNDSARFAILTPLLVMMISTVTAFLLIRSFMRPIQRLQRAVKQVAEGDLRHKINSSSQDELGKLSQSFDLMIDQIKEMLANTQTIASSLSEHSRSFQEFSGATASANKDIVRAIEEISSGSEEQARYSEDSAFIINDLTKEIREISDYTGLMQSKSREAAFNTHSGTQSMEGLKSAVEQSEEVLHQVYLTMETLSGSSAKIGRIVGTITEISTQTNVLALNAAIEAARAGVHGKGFFVIAEEVRLLSAQTNESSKSITLIVQSLLVHMREMEASLNNVKQSFDLQNGRMNESMRAFSDIRVSMDGLSGHIEQIHTLIAAAEDKNDKLVTSVQHVAAIAQETAAGVEEVNSASQQQDAAIHRIASQSDDILSLAQRLFDEINHFKISDMSGIENDGSGEKQPSSQVSDEAQNGDESRIRPLPLC from the coding sequence ATGAAGAGACTGCGGAACGTTACCTATGTGCGGGTTACCATGAGAACGAAACTGATTATGGCGTTTTCTTTTATCACAATCCTTTTTGCCGGAGTTTCAGCCTTTAATCTATTGCAGGTAGACAGCATTAGGCAGCAGTTCCAATATCAAAATGAGCAAACGGATAAACAGAAGCTGGCTCTGCAGTTGAAGCAGCAGGCGAATTCACTTGCTTCCATTTATGCCGCTTATGTATTGACCAAACAGCCTGAGCTGGTTGATCAATATAATAGTGAAAGAGAAGGCTTTTACCGGTCTGTGGAAAGTCTGGCTCTAACCGCATCCAATGCGGATGAACGCAATTGGAGCGCCAAATTGACGAATACCTCCAAAGAATTTACGGGAACGTTCGATAAAGCGCAGCAGATTGTGGGTAATACACTCCAGCCTCAAGTGATAGATCATCAGCTGAAATCCACGTACAAGGAATCGGAGCTATTTAAAGAATACATATTTGAGCTCGTTGATCATTTCAATGAAGCTTACAATCAGTACGCCTTAATGGCTGTAAGCAGCACCGACCGTCAATTGAACGATTCCGCCCGGTTCGCTATTCTCACGCCCTTGCTCGTTATGATGATCAGCACCGTAACCGCATTTCTGCTAATCCGTTCGTTTATGCGTCCGATTCAGCGTCTGCAGCGTGCCGTAAAGCAAGTTGCAGAAGGGGATTTACGCCATAAAATTAACAGCTCATCACAAGATGAACTCGGAAAGCTGAGCCAAAGCTTCGATCTGATGATTGATCAAATCAAAGAAATGCTGGCGAATACCCAAACGATCGCTTCCTCGTTGTCCGAGCATTCCCGATCTTTTCAAGAGTTCTCCGGGGCAACGGCCTCTGCTAACAAGGACATTGTTCGCGCTATAGAAGAAATATCGTCAGGCAGTGAGGAGCAAGCCCGTTATTCAGAAGACAGCGCATTTATTATTAACGATTTAACCAAAGAAATTCGCGAAATTTCCGATTATACAGGCTTGATGCAGAGCAAGAGCCGGGAAGCCGCCTTCAACACCCATAGCGGTACGCAATCCATGGAAGGACTCAAATCAGCCGTCGAACAATCGGAAGAGGTCTTGCATCAAGTTTATCTGACGATGGAAACCTTGTCCGGCAGCTCAGCTAAAATCGGTAGAATCGTAGGTACCATTACTGAGATTTCTACACAAACCAACGTCCTTGCGCTGAATGCGGCGATTGAAGCGGCCAGAGCAGGTGTGCACGGCAAAGGATTTTTTGTTATCGCTGAGGAAGTACGGCTCCTGTCGGCACAAACAAATGAATCTTCCAAATCAATCACTCTCATCGTCCAATCGCTGCTTGTGCATATGAGAGAAATGGAAGCTTCGCTAAACAACGTCAAACAATCTTTCGATCTGCAGAACGGCAGAATGAATGAAAGTATGCGTGCGTTTAGTGATATCCGTGTATCGATGGATGGGCTCTCCGGCCACATCGAGCAAATCCACACGCTAATCGCCGCGGCCGAGGACAAGAACGACAAGCTAGTCACTTCCGTCCAGCATGTTGCTGCCATCGCACAGGAAACAGCCGCCGGCGTCGAAGAAGTGAATTCAGCATCGCAGCAGCAGGATGCGGCTATCCACCGGATCGCCTCACAATCCGACGATATTTTGTCCCTTGCCCAGAGATTGTTCGACGAAATTAACCATTTCAAAATTTCCGACATGTCAGGGATAGAGAACGACGGCTCTGGGGAGAAACAGCCCTCCAGTCAGGTGAGCGATGAGGCACAAAATGGCGATGAAAGCCGTATACGTCCTCTTCCCCTCTGTTAG
- a CDS encoding fumarate hydratase has product MQQFQESIYKLIVETSTNLPADVRQAIQQAQAREDAGTRSALSLSTIADNIHMAECNVSPICQDTGMPTFIVHTPVGANQIEMRKQIIAAVAQATKDSKLRTNSVDSLTGANSGDNIGPGTPVIHFEQWEKDQIEAKLILKGGGCENKNIQYSLPTELEGLGKAGRDLDGIRKCIMHAVYQAQGQGCSAGFIGVGIGGDRTTGYELAKHQLFRAADDVNPNEELRKLEEYVMDNANKLGIGTMGFGGQVTLLGCKVGVMNRLPASFFVSVAYNCWAFRRQGVLIDQGTGEITDWVYPKGEEVPMQKEEPAAAVEGREARREIVLQTPISEEQIRQLRVGDVVIINGPMHTGRDALHKYLMDHDSPIDLNGSVIYHCGPVMAKDANGEWVVKAAGPTTSIREEPYQGDIIKKFGIRAVIGKGGMGPKTLKALQEHGAVYLNAIGGAAQYYAQCFKKVEGVDFMEFGIPEAMWHLQTEGFAAIVTMDSHGNSLHAEVEKDSREKLSQFKEPVFV; this is encoded by the coding sequence ATGCAGCAGTTTCAAGAGAGCATTTATAAACTGATTGTCGAAACATCCACAAACCTTCCGGCAGACGTGCGTCAAGCCATTCAGCAAGCTCAGGCACGAGAAGATGCCGGCACGCGTTCTGCGCTGTCCCTTTCGACGATCGCAGATAACATTCATATGGCGGAGTGCAACGTATCTCCAATCTGTCAAGACACGGGGATGCCAACGTTTATCGTGCATACTCCGGTCGGCGCCAACCAGATTGAGATGAGAAAGCAAATTATTGCTGCGGTTGCCCAAGCGACCAAGGACAGTAAGCTGCGGACGAACTCCGTCGATTCCCTGACCGGGGCTAACAGCGGCGACAACATCGGTCCAGGGACTCCGGTCATCCACTTTGAACAGTGGGAGAAGGATCAGATTGAAGCCAAGCTGATTCTTAAAGGCGGCGGCTGTGAAAATAAAAACATTCAATACAGCCTTCCGACCGAGCTCGAAGGGCTTGGCAAAGCAGGCCGCGACCTGGACGGCATTCGCAAGTGCATCATGCATGCCGTGTATCAGGCGCAAGGGCAGGGCTGCAGCGCCGGCTTCATTGGCGTAGGCATCGGCGGAGACCGAACGACAGGCTACGAACTGGCTAAGCATCAATTGTTCCGTGCAGCGGATGATGTGAATCCGAACGAAGAGCTTCGCAAGCTTGAGGAATATGTGATGGATAATGCCAATAAGCTCGGAATCGGTACGATGGGCTTTGGCGGACAAGTCACGCTGCTCGGCTGTAAGGTCGGCGTCATGAATCGTTTGCCCGCTAGTTTCTTCGTGTCGGTGGCATACAACTGCTGGGCGTTCCGCAGACAAGGCGTGCTGATTGATCAGGGTACAGGCGAGATTACCGACTGGGTATACCCTAAGGGTGAAGAAGTGCCTATGCAGAAGGAAGAACCAGCGGCAGCAGTGGAAGGCCGCGAAGCGCGCCGTGAGATCGTATTGCAGACGCCGATTTCGGAAGAGCAAATCCGTCAGCTGCGCGTTGGTGATGTGGTTATCATCAACGGACCCATGCATACGGGCCGGGATGCGCTGCACAAATATTTGATGGATCACGATTCTCCAATTGATCTTAACGGTTCTGTCATCTACCACTGTGGACCCGTAATGGCTAAAGATGCGAACGGTGAGTGGGTAGTGAAGGCTGCCGGCCCGACTACGAGCATTCGCGAGGAACCTTATCAAGGCGATATCATCAAAAAATTCGGAATACGCGCTGTGATCGGTAAAGGCGGCATGGGCCCGAAAACGCTAAAAGCGCTCCAAGAGCACGGCGCCGTATATTTGAATGCCATTGGCGGAGCAGCACAATATTATGCTCAATGCTTCAAAAAGGTAGAAGGCGTCGATTTCATGGAATTCGGTATTCCGGAAGCGATGTGGCACCTGCAGACGGAAGGCTTTGCGGCCATCGTCACGATGGACTCCCACGGAAACAGCTTGCACGCTGAAGTAGAGAAAGATTCACGCGAAAAGCTGTCCCAGTTCAAAGAGCCTGTATTCGTATAA
- the yfbR gene encoding 5'-deoxynucleotidase, which yields MDSHFFAYMYRLRYIERWSLMRNVVKENVAEHSFHVAILTHVLCTIANEVFDRQVPTDRVVSMALFHDATEVFTGDIPTPVKHHNAKILSNFREIEHLAAERLLDMVPEPLRSVYNPLIGMKTEADAELKKYVKAADLLDAYLKCVTELSAGNREFAMAKKQIEQTMEALNMPEIHYFLKHMAPSLEKTLDEL from the coding sequence ATGGACAGCCACTTTTTTGCCTATATGTATCGGCTCCGATATATCGAACGCTGGAGCCTGATGAGGAATGTCGTAAAAGAGAACGTAGCAGAGCACTCGTTCCATGTGGCGATTTTGACTCACGTTTTATGTACGATTGCGAACGAGGTATTTGATCGGCAGGTGCCGACGGATCGCGTCGTTAGCATGGCGCTTTTCCATGATGCAACGGAGGTGTTTACAGGCGATATTCCGACTCCGGTGAAGCATCACAATGCGAAGATCTTGTCCAACTTCCGTGAGATCGAGCATTTGGCCGCGGAGCGCCTGCTCGATATGGTTCCCGAACCTCTGCGAAGCGTCTATAACCCGCTCATCGGCATGAAAACAGAAGCGGACGCAGAACTGAAAAAGTACGTCAAAGCCGCGGACCTTCTCGATGCCTATTTGAAGTGCGTCACTGAGCTGTCTGCCGGCAACAGGGAATTCGCGATGGCCAAGAAGCAAATCGAACAGACGATGGAAGCATTAAACATGCCGGAAATCCATTACTTTTTGAAGCATATGGCCCCCAGTTTAGAAAAAACGCTGGACGAGCTGTAG